The genomic stretch GACAAAAGCGGCTTCATTTGTTATATATACACGTCTTGTTTAATTTTAATTACAGGAGTTATTATGAGGTTATTGGTTTTATTGATGTCCGTCCTCTTCATTATTGGAATGGTGGCCTGTGCCGGCGACAAAACCGATACTGAAGCCAACAAGGAAACCGAAGTGAAAAACGAGGCCGCGACCGAAGCTCCGAAGGAAGTCACTCCGCCCGCCACCGACTACGCCGCTGTGGCCGGCGACACTGTTACCACCGCCTCCGGGCTGAAATATATCGTTATCAAAGCCGGCGAGGGCAAGTCGCCCGCGAGCGCGCAGACCGTTCAGGTCCATTACACCGGCTGGTTGACCGATGGCAAGAAATTCGACAGCTCGGTCGATCGCGGACAGCCGTTCGAGTTCCAGATCGGCGTCGGTCGTGTTATCAAGGGCTGGGATGAAGGCGTTATGACCATGAAGGAAGGCGGCAAGCGTCGTCTGATTATCCCGCCGCAACTGGCCTATGGTGAACGCGGCGCCGGCGGTGTAATTCCCCCCAACGCCACCCTTGTTTTTGACGTTGAATTGTTAAAGGTCAAGTAAAATAGGCTGTAATTAGGCAAAAAACCGGTTGACATAAGAAATCGGTTATATATTTTACAGGGCTTAAAGAGAATTGGTGTGGGGGTGTAGCTCAGTGGTAGAGCATCTGCCTTTTAAGCAGAGGGTCGATGGTTCGATCCCATCCACCCTCACCAAATGAAACGATGCGCCATTAGCTCAGTTGGTAGAGCAGCTGACTCTTAATCAGCGGGCCCAAGGTTCGAGTCCTTGATGGCGCATTTTTTATTGAACAGCCATAATTATATTAAAATCTGACCGCCGAGCATGACAAGAATCAAATTAACTTAACACTTCCATAAAATCTGTCCAGAAGGGCCATCTATTCCGATACAATAATAGGATTATTGGGAGGCTTGCTAAAAAATATTTAATTTGTCGAATGAAATACTTCCACTTATTGGCAAATGATCCTCCAAATACAATGTATAATTGAGATCACATTTATTTTTTCTTTGATAATTATAAGTTCCATGGTCAAAACGATAATATAGTTTATGGCGGCTATTCATTCCCAACAATTCAATAGTCTCACCGGGAAATATTCTCTGTTCCCAGTTAACTAAAATTTGTCTATATTCCGCTCCATTTATGAAAGTGGATTCTATTTCATCTAGATTCTGAGAGTCTATTATTTTAATATATTGAGGCCAGGAAAATTTGAATCGCATTCTTCCTTGATCAGGCGGTATTATAAGTGCAATTATTATCTTCAAGCCATAAATGTGTAGATCGGAAATTATATTTTTTTCTTTAAAACCTATTTCAATTCTTGCGGCCTGCTTTACAGTATTACTCGGGGCATTCGTATTTGGTATATTTGCCACAATTGATATAATCTCCATTAGCTCAATTGCCAAGGATTTTACTCCATTTCTCGTATTTCCTGCGACTCTATCCGCTAATATTGGAGATCTTTGAAAAACATCCTGGCGATCGACATTATGCCAGATTGGCAAAATGACCTTTTGGCCCCCAATTTCCTTTTGGACAAGTCCAGACAATTCCTTCTGAGGCCAAGATTTTTCGAAAAAACTAGGGCTTAAAATAACGATTCCGTATTTACAGTGAATTAAACCCTCATTGATTTTTTCGCTTAAGCTGTCTCCGATTTTAAGCACCCAACTGTCTAGCCAAACCTTAGCACCTTGATTTCTTAATTCACTGGCAAGTGGCTCTACCACATCCTGTTTATCTTCACTTGCATGACAAATAAAAAAATCCCATCCATTCTGCATTATAAGGCCCCTATAATTGGCATTATTTTTGCCATGTATGTAAGATTTCTAATAGTCCTGCGGCAGTAACTTTGCCAATTTTTCTAAATCATCAACAACAAATCCAATTCCGATTGGATTTACGGGAGATTCATAATCTGCGTACTGATTCCTTGCAATATTTAGATTGCGCAATCTAGATAATATTTCGTCC from candidate division Zixibacteria bacterium HGW-Zixibacteria-1 encodes the following:
- a CDS encoding peptidylprolyl isomerase yields the protein MRLLVLLMSVLFIIGMVACAGDKTDTEANKETEVKNEAATEAPKEVTPPATDYAAVAGDTVTTASGLKYIVIKAGEGKSPASAQTVQVHYTGWLTDGKKFDSSVDRGQPFEFQIGVGRVIKGWDEGVMTMKEGGKRRLIIPPQLAYGERGAGGVIPPNATLVFDVELLKVK